Proteins encoded by one window of Pseudonocardia alni:
- a CDS encoding lytic transglycosylase domain-containing protein has translation MRTQSLLAAIGGILALIVLVALATGPDFGPSLPRTPVDRQSAPPASAPLPAGTDVVAWARATATEADIPERTLQAYANAELRQRERTPDCRLSWATLAGVGRIESRHATFRGAEPGPDGRVDPPIIGIPLDGTGGTRRVADTDGGRLDGDPVLDRAVGPMQFLPGTWARYGADGNGDGVADPQQVDDAALAAAGYLCANGRDVADAGDWWRGVLAYNASGDYARDVWAAAADYAQRTAVPAPPAP, from the coding sequence GTGCGCACCCAGTCGCTGCTCGCGGCCATCGGCGGCATCCTGGCCCTGATCGTGCTCGTCGCGCTGGCGACCGGCCCGGACTTCGGGCCGTCGCTGCCCCGGACCCCGGTCGACCGGCAGTCCGCCCCGCCCGCGTCCGCGCCGCTGCCCGCGGGCACCGACGTCGTCGCGTGGGCCCGGGCGACCGCGACCGAGGCCGACATCCCCGAGCGGACCCTGCAGGCCTACGCGAACGCCGAACTGCGCCAGCGCGAGCGCACCCCGGACTGCCGGCTGAGCTGGGCGACGCTGGCCGGGGTCGGGCGGATCGAGTCCCGGCACGCGACCTTCCGCGGCGCCGAGCCCGGCCCGGACGGCCGCGTCGACCCGCCGATCATCGGGATCCCGCTCGACGGCACCGGCGGCACCCGCCGGGTGGCCGACACCGACGGCGGCCGCCTCGACGGTGACCCGGTGCTGGACCGCGCGGTCGGGCCGATGCAGTTCCTGCCCGGGACCTGGGCGCGCTACGGCGCCGACGGCAACGGCGACGGTGTCGCCGACCCCCAGCAGGTCGACGACGCCGCCCTCGCCGCGGCCGGCTACCTGTGCGCGAACGGTCGCGACGTCGCCGACGCCGGGGACTGGTGGCGCGGGGTGCTCGCCTACAACGCCTCCGGCGACTACGCCCGCGACGTGTGGGCCGCCGCCGCCGACTACGCGCAGCGCACCGCTGTCCCGGCGCCGCCCGCTCCCTGA
- the mfd gene encoding transcription-repair coupling factor produces MSGLLTSALSDAGLRAAVDAARAADTRAGETPAVQVEGPSAVRPLLAAGLAETSTVLAVTATDREAEDLAAAVSDLLGHGEAPGAAADTVHDCAGAPVVVLPSWETLPHEKLSPRPDTVARRLTIFHRLSSAETAPRVVVTAARSLIQPVAPGLGTLAPVTLAVGEEYDFEQLLVRLVELAYSRAEMVTTRGEFAVRGGILDIFPPTAEHPVRVEFWGDEVSEVRSFSVADQRSVGEVTRIDVPPCRELLLTTPVRERAGELALEQPETAGLNRNPLRELLEKLSEGIPGEGMESLIPALVGGEMQTLTDLLPDGTRVLLADPERIRTRCADLVRTGQEFLEASWLASGSGGEAPIDVSGSAYRDLRVTLDHATATGRPVVSLSPLLSGSDDVVVAGVHEIEPYRGDTDRALTDLRAHVATGGAAVLVLAGQGTADRSLEQLREAEVPASAVPVLADAPEKGIVTVTCGRVLNGFTAPEVGLVVVSEADLTGSRAGLDTAPRKTTPRKRNAVDLAVLQPGDFVVHNQHGIGRFIEMKERTVQGATREYLVLEYASSKRGQPADRLFVPTDALDEISRYVGGEQPAVNKLGGGDWAKTKSRARKAVKDIAAGLVQLYAARQASPGHAFGADTPWQRELEDAFPYTETPDQLSAIDEVKRDMERPVPMDRVISGDVGFGKTEIAVRAAFKAVQDGKQVAVLVPTTLLATQHLSTFSERMRQFPVTVRGLSRFTDPAEARETIEKLADGTVDVVVGTHRLLQTGIRYKDLGLVIVDEEQRFGVEHKEHITALRAHVDVLTLSATPIPRTLEMSLAGIREMSAITTPPEERHPTLTYVGAYDDKQVAAALRRELLRDGQVFYVHNRVSSIDRAAKKIQDLVPEARVAVAHGQMNEDLLERTVSAFWHREFDVLVCTTIVENGLDISNANTLIVERSDTLGLSQLHQLRGRVGRGRDRGYAYFLFPAEHPLTETAHDRLATIAQHSELGSGAAVAMKDLEIRGAGNILGAEQSGHIAGVGFDLYIRLVGEAVAAFRRQAGGEIGAEPEELQEVRVDLPVDAHVPHDYVDGERLRLEVYRKIAEAPDDAALTAIVEELTDRYGEPPTPVRNLLEVARFRQLCRRLGIREVASAGTQLRIGPMQLPDSAQLRLRRLYPKAQYKAAAQVVTVPKPVQGNRTGGAAMRDVELLGWCAELLLQIVPTSTPVHSSASS; encoded by the coding sequence CTGTCCGGTCTGCTCACCTCCGCCCTGTCCGACGCCGGTCTCCGCGCCGCCGTCGACGCCGCCCGTGCCGCGGACACCCGCGCCGGTGAGACCCCTGCCGTGCAGGTCGAGGGTCCCTCCGCGGTGCGCCCGCTGCTCGCCGCCGGGCTCGCCGAGACCTCCACGGTGCTCGCCGTGACCGCCACCGACCGGGAGGCCGAGGACCTCGCGGCCGCGGTGTCGGACCTGCTCGGCCACGGCGAGGCGCCGGGCGCCGCCGCCGACACGGTGCACGACTGCGCGGGCGCGCCGGTCGTCGTACTGCCGAGCTGGGAGACGCTGCCGCACGAGAAGCTGTCCCCGCGCCCGGACACCGTCGCCCGCCGGCTGACGATCTTCCACCGGCTCTCCTCGGCGGAGACCGCCCCTCGGGTGGTCGTGACCGCGGCGCGCAGCCTGATCCAGCCGGTCGCGCCCGGGCTGGGCACGCTCGCCCCGGTGACGCTGGCCGTCGGCGAGGAGTACGACTTCGAGCAGCTGCTGGTGCGGCTGGTGGAGCTGGCCTACAGCCGCGCCGAGATGGTCACCACCCGCGGCGAGTTCGCCGTGCGCGGCGGCATCCTCGACATCTTCCCGCCGACCGCCGAGCACCCGGTGCGCGTCGAGTTCTGGGGCGACGAGGTCTCCGAGGTGCGGTCGTTCTCCGTCGCGGACCAACGCTCGGTCGGCGAGGTCACGCGGATCGACGTGCCGCCGTGCCGCGAGCTGCTGCTCACCACCCCGGTGCGCGAGCGGGCCGGCGAGCTGGCCCTGGAGCAGCCCGAGACCGCGGGCCTCAACCGCAACCCGCTGCGCGAGCTGCTCGAGAAGCTGTCCGAGGGCATCCCCGGCGAGGGCATGGAGTCGCTGATCCCGGCGCTGGTCGGCGGGGAGATGCAGACGCTCACCGACCTGCTCCCGGACGGGACGCGGGTGCTGCTCGCCGACCCCGAGCGCATCCGCACCCGCTGCGCGGACCTCGTGCGCACCGGGCAGGAGTTCCTGGAGGCGTCCTGGCTGGCGTCCGGCTCCGGCGGCGAGGCCCCGATCGACGTCTCCGGGTCGGCCTACCGCGACCTGCGCGTCACGCTGGACCACGCGACGGCGACCGGCCGCCCGGTGGTCTCGCTGTCGCCGCTGCTGTCGGGCTCCGACGACGTCGTCGTGGCGGGCGTGCACGAGATCGAGCCCTACCGGGGCGACACCGACCGCGCGCTGACCGACCTGCGCGCGCACGTCGCCACCGGCGGCGCCGCGGTGCTCGTGCTGGCCGGGCAGGGCACCGCCGACCGCTCGCTGGAGCAGCTGCGCGAGGCCGAGGTCCCCGCCTCCGCCGTCCCGGTGCTCGCCGACGCCCCGGAGAAGGGGATCGTCACCGTCACCTGCGGGCGCGTGCTGAACGGGTTCACCGCGCCGGAGGTCGGGCTGGTCGTCGTCTCCGAGGCCGACCTGACCGGCAGCCGCGCCGGGCTCGACACCGCGCCGCGCAAGACCACCCCCCGCAAGCGCAACGCCGTCGACCTGGCCGTGCTGCAGCCCGGCGACTTCGTCGTCCACAACCAGCACGGCATCGGACGCTTCATCGAGATGAAGGAGCGCACCGTCCAGGGCGCCACCCGCGAGTACCTGGTGCTGGAGTACGCCAGCTCCAAGCGCGGCCAGCCCGCCGACCGGCTCTTCGTGCCGACCGACGCCCTCGACGAGATCAGCCGCTACGTGGGCGGCGAGCAGCCCGCCGTCAACAAGCTCGGCGGCGGGGACTGGGCCAAGACCAAGAGCCGCGCCCGCAAGGCGGTCAAGGACATCGCGGCCGGTCTGGTGCAGCTCTACGCGGCGCGCCAGGCCTCGCCGGGGCACGCGTTCGGCGCGGACACCCCGTGGCAGCGCGAGCTCGAGGACGCCTTCCCCTACACCGAGACCCCCGACCAGCTCTCCGCGATCGACGAGGTCAAGCGGGACATGGAGCGTCCGGTCCCGATGGACCGCGTCATCTCCGGCGACGTCGGGTTCGGCAAGACCGAGATCGCGGTGCGGGCGGCGTTCAAGGCGGTGCAGGACGGCAAGCAGGTCGCCGTCCTCGTCCCGACGACGCTGCTCGCCACCCAGCACCTGTCGACGTTCTCCGAGCGGATGCGCCAGTTCCCGGTGACCGTGCGCGGGCTGTCGCGGTTCACCGACCCGGCCGAGGCGCGCGAGACGATCGAGAAGCTCGCCGACGGCACCGTCGACGTCGTCGTCGGGACGCACCGGCTGCTCCAGACCGGCATCCGCTACAAGGATCTCGGCCTGGTGATCGTCGACGAGGAGCAGCGCTTCGGCGTCGAGCACAAGGAGCACATCACCGCGCTCCGGGCGCACGTCGACGTCCTCACCCTGTCCGCGACGCCGATCCCGCGGACCCTGGAGATGAGCCTCGCCGGCATCCGCGAGATGTCGGCGATCACCACCCCGCCCGAGGAGCGGCACCCGACCCTGACCTACGTCGGCGCCTACGACGACAAGCAGGTCGCCGCCGCCCTGCGCCGCGAGTTGCTGCGCGACGGCCAGGTGTTCTACGTGCACAACCGGGTCAGCTCGATCGACCGGGCGGCCAAGAAGATCCAGGACCTCGTCCCCGAGGCGCGGGTCGCCGTCGCGCACGGGCAGATGAACGAGGACCTGCTGGAGCGGACCGTCAGCGCGTTCTGGCACCGCGAGTTCGACGTGCTGGTCTGCACCACGATCGTCGAGAACGGCCTGGACATCTCGAACGCCAACACCCTGATCGTCGAACGCTCCGACACCCTCGGCCTGTCCCAGCTCCACCAGCTGCGCGGCCGGGTCGGGCGTGGCCGCGACCGCGGCTACGCCTACTTCCTGTTCCCGGCGGAGCATCCGCTCACCGAGACCGCGCACGACCGGCTCGCCACCATCGCCCAGCACTCCGAGCTCGGCTCCGGCGCGGCCGTCGCGATGAAGGACCTGGAGATCCGCGGCGCGGGCAACATCCTCGGTGCCGAGCAGTCCGGCCACATCGCCGGCGTCGGGTTCGACCTCTACATCCGCCTGGTCGGGGAGGCCGTCGCGGCGTTCCGCAGGCAGGCGGGCGGGGAGATCGGGGCCGAGCCGGAGGAGCTGCAGGAGGTCCGGGTCGACCTGCCGGTCGACGCGCACGTCCCGCACGACTACGTCGACGGCGAGCGGCTGCGCCTGGAGGTCTACCGCAAGATCGCCGAGGCGCCGGACGACGCCGCGCTCACCGCGATCGTCGAGGAGCTGACCGACCGCTACGGCGAGCCCCCGACCCCGGTGCGCAACCTGCTGGAGGTCGCCCGGTTCCGCCAGCTCTGCCGCCGCCTCGGCATCCGTGAGGTCGCGTCGGCGGGCACCCAGCTGCGGATCGGTCCGATGCAGCTGCCCGACTCCGCCCAGCTGCGGCTGCGCCGGCTCTACCCCAAGGCGCAGTACAAGGCGGCCGCGCAGGTCGTCACGGTGCCCAAGCCGGTGCAGGGCAACCGGACCGGCGGCGCCGCCATGCGCGACGTCGAGCTGCTCGGCTGGTGCGCGGAGCTCCTGCTGCAGATCGTGCCGACCTCCACCCCGGTGCACAGCTCCGCCTCGTCCTGA
- a CDS encoding S41 family peptidase — translation MSFLRHPHLSGDTLVLVAEDDLWTAPVEGGRAHRLTADGVPVTAPRFSPDGGSVAFASRRDGAPEVYRVDAEGGTPTRLTWWGEAPTRAAGWTPDGAVVALSAHGDATSRLWAYAVPATGGAPRLLPYGTLSALAHQPGGPAVLTQVEGGRDAAHWKRYRGGRAGRLWLDTAGTGEFTRVLAALAGQLECPMVVDDGSGPRLAFVSDHEGWGNVYSVPLADPGTDLRRHTDHGSGGGTDFYARHASTDGRRVVYESAGEIFLLDDLSAASQPRRIDVRPGGPRRAREPFRASLPADLGPVRPDRTGRTSIVSVRGTVHRLTHRDGPARALLAEPGVRARLAHPLGTHRAVWVDDATGEDAVVVAPLDPHLPDAPERARYAAGGIGRVLELAPAPDGSAVALTTHDGRLLVLHTGADPAPDPEPGPDDRPDDGVVDEAVPARAVGELRELHRGTAGEPSDVSWSPDSAWLAWCDPAPEGLSRIVLTRVADGEHAEVTPARFHDSDPVFTADGRHLAFLSRRVFDPSYDEHSFDLTFGTGWKPFLVPLAARTPSPFGAGPDGRPVDPADEGPDDPPATPSTPPAPPEPGDEPEPSGDGAADGAGRAVAAATGAGTQARSGARGGRRRSGRDADEVPPEVVVDVEGLADRVVGVPVEAARYTRLAAVRGGLVWLRLPGGTGVLGDSLPDDDAEPDRAVLERFDLARRTVTVVADPASSFAVSGDGTRLVVRDRGTVRLLRADRGGSAAPEDDAGGDEFTIDTRRLVVTVDPVAEWQQMFDETARLMRDHFWVEDMAGVDWAAETARYRPLVDRAGSHDDLLDVLWELHGELGTSHAYVMGGRAGGDPTGRPGLLGADLEPDPAGGPGWRVRRVLPPETSAPAARSPLSGPGVDVRAGDVLLEVNGRPLDPHWGVAPLLVATAGSTVELTVRSGPDRPDAGTVRRVAVRPLHSEDELRYQDRVARLRAEVAERSGGRLGYLHVPDMMGYGWAQLHRDLARETAKDGLLLDVRGNRGGHTSQLVVEKLARRVIGWDLPRHGAPATYPEQAPRGPVVTLADERSGSDGDIVTAAIKRLGVGPVVGTRTWGGVIGIDSRYRLVDGTLVTQPRYATWFDDVGWTMENHGVDPDVEVVVTPQDRASGRDPQLDRAIAMALARLDEHPPARPPDLAGRPSAARPALPGRPGGGDRHHIA, via the coding sequence GTGAGCTTCCTGCGCCATCCCCATCTGTCGGGTGACACGCTCGTCCTGGTCGCGGAGGACGACCTGTGGACGGCTCCGGTCGAGGGCGGGCGGGCCCACCGCCTGACCGCGGACGGGGTGCCCGTCACCGCACCGCGCTTCTCGCCCGACGGCGGGTCCGTCGCGTTCGCGTCCCGGCGCGACGGCGCACCCGAGGTGTACCGGGTCGACGCCGAGGGTGGCACGCCCACCCGGCTGACCTGGTGGGGCGAGGCGCCGACCCGCGCCGCGGGCTGGACCCCCGACGGCGCGGTGGTCGCGCTGTCCGCGCACGGCGACGCGACCTCTCGGCTGTGGGCGTACGCGGTCCCGGCGACCGGCGGGGCACCGCGGCTGCTGCCGTACGGCACGCTCTCCGCGCTCGCCCACCAGCCCGGCGGACCCGCCGTGCTCACCCAGGTCGAGGGCGGGCGCGACGCGGCCCACTGGAAGCGCTACCGCGGTGGGCGCGCCGGCCGGCTGTGGCTCGACACCGCCGGGACGGGGGAGTTCACCCGGGTCCTCGCCGCCCTGGCCGGGCAGCTGGAGTGCCCCATGGTCGTCGACGACGGGTCGGGCCCGCGGCTGGCGTTCGTCTCCGACCACGAGGGCTGGGGGAACGTCTACTCCGTCCCGCTCGCCGACCCCGGCACCGACCTGCGCCGGCACACCGACCACGGGTCCGGCGGCGGCACCGACTTCTACGCCCGGCACGCGAGCACCGACGGGCGCCGGGTGGTCTACGAGTCGGCCGGGGAGATCTTCCTGCTGGACGACCTGTCCGCCGCCTCGCAGCCGCGCCGGATCGACGTCCGGCCCGGCGGGCCGCGGCGCGCCCGCGAGCCGTTCCGCGCGTCGCTGCCCGCCGACCTCGGCCCGGTCCGGCCCGACCGCACCGGCCGCACGAGCATCGTGTCGGTGCGCGGGACCGTGCACCGGCTCACCCACCGCGACGGCCCCGCCCGCGCACTGCTCGCCGAGCCCGGTGTGCGGGCCCGGCTCGCGCACCCGCTCGGCACGCACCGCGCCGTATGGGTGGACGACGCGACCGGCGAGGACGCCGTGGTCGTGGCCCCGCTCGACCCGCACCTCCCGGACGCCCCGGAGCGGGCGCGGTACGCCGCGGGCGGCATCGGACGGGTCCTGGAGCTGGCCCCGGCACCGGACGGGTCCGCCGTCGCGCTCACCACGCACGACGGCAGGCTGCTGGTGCTGCACACCGGCGCCGATCCCGCACCGGACCCGGAACCCGGCCCCGACGACCGGCCCGACGACGGCGTGGTCGACGAGGCCGTCCCGGCCCGGGCGGTGGGGGAGCTGCGCGAGCTGCACCGCGGCACCGCGGGCGAGCCCTCCGACGTGTCCTGGTCACCGGACTCGGCCTGGCTGGCCTGGTGCGACCCGGCCCCCGAGGGGCTGTCGCGGATCGTGCTCACCCGGGTCGCCGACGGCGAGCACGCCGAGGTCACCCCGGCCCGCTTCCACGACAGCGACCCGGTCTTCACCGCCGACGGCAGGCACCTGGCGTTCCTGTCCCGGCGGGTGTTCGACCCCAGCTACGACGAGCACTCCTTCGACCTGACCTTCGGCACCGGCTGGAAGCCGTTCCTGGTGCCGCTGGCCGCGCGGACGCCGTCGCCGTTCGGGGCGGGGCCGGACGGCCGCCCGGTGGACCCGGCCGACGAAGGCCCGGACGACCCGCCCGCGACCCCGTCGACGCCCCCGGCCCCGCCGGAGCCCGGCGACGAGCCCGAGCCGTCCGGTGACGGAGCCGCCGACGGTGCGGGCCGCGCGGTGGCCGCGGCGACCGGGGCCGGGACGCAGGCCCGGAGCGGGGCGCGTGGCGGCCGTCGCCGGTCCGGGCGCGACGCCGACGAGGTACCGCCGGAGGTCGTCGTCGACGTCGAGGGCCTGGCCGACCGGGTCGTCGGCGTTCCGGTCGAGGCCGCCCGCTACACCCGGCTCGCCGCGGTCCGGGGCGGCCTGGTGTGGCTGCGGCTGCCCGGCGGCACCGGCGTGCTCGGCGACAGCCTCCCCGACGACGACGCCGAGCCCGACCGCGCCGTGCTGGAGCGGTTCGACCTGGCCCGGCGCACGGTCACCGTGGTCGCCGATCCGGCGTCGTCGTTCGCCGTGAGCGGCGACGGAACCCGGCTCGTCGTCCGCGACCGGGGCACGGTGCGGCTGCTGCGCGCCGACCGGGGCGGCTCCGCGGCACCCGAGGACGACGCGGGCGGCGACGAGTTCACGATCGACACCCGCCGGCTCGTGGTCACCGTCGACCCGGTCGCGGAGTGGCAGCAGATGTTCGACGAGACCGCACGTCTCATGCGCGACCACTTCTGGGTCGAGGACATGGCCGGCGTCGACTGGGCCGCCGAGACCGCCCGGTACCGGCCGCTGGTCGACCGGGCCGGGAGCCACGACGACCTGCTCGACGTGTTGTGGGAGCTGCACGGCGAGCTGGGGACCTCGCACGCCTACGTCATGGGCGGCCGCGCCGGGGGCGACCCGACCGGGCGCCCCGGCCTGCTCGGGGCGGACCTGGAACCCGACCCCGCAGGCGGACCGGGGTGGCGGGTCCGGCGCGTCCTGCCGCCGGAGACCTCCGCGCCCGCCGCGCGCAGCCCGCTGTCCGGGCCGGGCGTCGACGTGCGGGCCGGGGACGTGCTGCTGGAGGTGAACGGGCGCCCGCTGGACCCGCACTGGGGGGTCGCGCCACTGCTCGTCGCGACGGCCGGGAGCACCGTGGAGCTCACCGTCCGCTCCGGCCCCGACCGGCCCGACGCGGGTACCGTCCGCCGCGTCGCGGTGCGCCCGCTGCACTCCGAGGACGAGCTGCGCTACCAGGACCGGGTGGCCCGGCTGCGCGCCGAGGTCGCCGAGCGTTCCGGCGGCCGGCTGGGCTACCTGCACGTGCCGGACATGATGGGCTACGGCTGGGCCCAGCTGCACCGCGACCTCGCCCGCGAGACCGCGAAGGACGGCCTGCTGCTCGACGTGCGCGGCAACCGCGGCGGGCACACCTCGCAGCTGGTGGTGGAGAAGCTCGCCCGCCGCGTCATCGGGTGGGACCTGCCCCGGCACGGCGCACCCGCCACCTACCCCGAGCAGGCGCCGCGCGGGCCGGTGGTGACCCTGGCCGACGAGCGCTCCGGCTCCGACGGCGACATCGTCACCGCCGCCATCAAGCGGCTCGGGGTCGGCCCGGTCGTCGGGACCCGGACCTGGGGCGGGGTGATCGGGATCGACAGCCGCTACCGGCTCGTCGACGGCACCCTGGTGACCCAGCCCCGCTACGCCACCTGGTTCGACGACGTCGGCTGGACGATGGAGAACCATGGCGTCGACCCCGACGTGGAGGTGGTGGTGACCCCGCAGGACCGGGCGTCGGGACGGGACCCGCAGCTGGACCGGGCGATCGCGATGGCCCTGGCCCGGCTCGACGAGCACCCGCCCGCGCGGCCGCCGGACCTCGCGGGGCGGCCGTCGGCGGCCCGGCCCGCACTACCGGGCCGGCCGGGCGGGGGAGATCGGCACCACATCGCGTGA
- a CDS encoding type III PLP-dependent enzyme, whose amino-acid sequence MSDRRPVSTESVELCTPYLVLDLDAVRERYAEFGRALPGAKLFYAVKANPAPRLVAFLVGLGARFDVASRPELELCLAAGARPADISYGSTVKKERDIAFAHRSGVRRFAVDSAAELAKIARCAPGAEVFVRVTCTGAGSCFPLDRKFGCSTAAAASLLLDADAAGLRAAGVSFHVGSQQLDPGAWRAGIADAAEVFRRVRARGLRPDLLDLGGGFPAHYDAQVRPLSDYGDAIREAVAAEFGDDRPELMIEPGRGLVADAGTLHSEVVLVSDRDGDAGPRWVYLDVGRFGGLAETEGELVRYPIRTAHDDGPRSPVVLAGPTCDSADVLYRRHPYLLPDDLCAGDVVRLLHTGAYTASYSSVGFNGFAPLRCVCTGDPAAGGSGMSVRAANVAV is encoded by the coding sequence ATGTCCGATCGCCGGCCCGTCTCCACCGAATCCGTCGAACTCTGCACTCCGTACCTGGTACTGGACCTGGACGCCGTCCGGGAACGGTACGCCGAATTCGGGCGTGCACTTCCCGGCGCGAAACTGTTCTATGCGGTCAAGGCGAATCCGGCCCCGCGGCTCGTCGCATTCCTGGTCGGTCTCGGTGCGCGATTCGACGTCGCCAGCCGGCCGGAGCTGGAACTGTGCCTCGCAGCCGGCGCGCGGCCCGCGGACATCTCCTACGGCAGTACCGTGAAGAAGGAACGCGACATCGCGTTCGCGCACCGCAGCGGAGTGCGGCGGTTCGCCGTCGACTCGGCCGCCGAGCTGGCCAAGATCGCGCGCTGCGCGCCGGGGGCGGAGGTGTTCGTCCGGGTCACCTGCACCGGCGCGGGCTCCTGCTTCCCGCTGGACCGCAAGTTCGGGTGCTCGACGGCCGCGGCCGCGTCGCTGCTGCTCGACGCCGACGCGGCCGGGCTGCGGGCCGCCGGGGTGTCGTTCCACGTCGGTTCCCAGCAGCTCGACCCGGGGGCGTGGCGGGCCGGGATCGCCGACGCCGCGGAGGTGTTCCGCCGGGTCCGCGCCCGCGGGCTGCGACCCGACCTGCTCGACCTCGGCGGCGGCTTCCCCGCGCACTACGACGCGCAGGTCCGCCCGCTGTCGGACTACGGGGACGCGATCCGCGAGGCGGTCGCCGCGGAGTTCGGCGACGACCGGCCGGAGCTGATGATCGAACCGGGCCGGGGCCTCGTCGCCGACGCGGGGACGCTCCACAGCGAGGTCGTGCTCGTGTCCGACCGGGACGGTGACGCCGGTCCGCGCTGGGTCTACCTCGACGTCGGCCGCTTCGGCGGGCTCGCCGAGACCGAGGGCGAGCTGGTCCGCTACCCGATCCGCACCGCGCACGACGACGGCCCCCGCTCCCCGGTCGTACTGGCCGGGCCGACCTGCGACAGCGCCGACGTGCTCTACCGCAGGCACCCCTACCTGCTCCCCGACGACCTGTGCGCCGGTGACGTGGTCCGGCTGCTGCACACCGGCGCCTACACCGCCAGCTACTCCTCGGTGGGCTTCAACGGCTTCGCCCCGCTGCGCTGCGTCTGCACCGGGGACCCCGCCGCGGGCGGGTCCGGAATGTCGGTGCGTGCGGCTAACGTCGCCGTGTGA
- a CDS encoding peptidylprolyl isomerase, whose amino-acid sequence MRTRRITAALLIVGAVAVTGAGCGTGPSRVDAAAIVGETSIPLATVQPAITSVLTRPGLVDGLKAQGGSEADIGRAVVSQLVIRDLIGLTAPEQGVTVSDQQVAAAIARQGGEQAVQESSLAVGGAQAATRDELTLSELARRELPRLSVTADVAVAQDRAQATTLAREVAAGGQRAEAALAGAGTTQRGLAIRPAETPQAALTPLIGIPAGWVAAFPLGSGQGWVVVRVTERDLGAPAPGDAVGQLDQRSLSEAGIRMLTPTALRTGVQLNPRYGEWDPIQMLAVPTAEDASVVLPVAAGNPTPPAP is encoded by the coding sequence GTGCGCACTCGCAGGATCACCGCCGCCCTGCTGATCGTCGGGGCCGTCGCTGTCACCGGGGCCGGCTGCGGCACCGGACCGAGCCGGGTCGACGCAGCCGCGATCGTCGGCGAGACGTCGATCCCGCTCGCCACCGTGCAGCCCGCGATCACCTCGGTGCTCACCCGGCCCGGGCTGGTCGACGGTCTCAAGGCCCAGGGCGGGTCCGAGGCCGACATCGGGCGGGCCGTGGTGTCCCAGCTGGTGATCCGCGACCTGATCGGCCTGACCGCCCCGGAGCAGGGCGTCACCGTGTCCGACCAGCAGGTCGCCGCGGCGATCGCCCGGCAGGGCGGCGAGCAGGCGGTGCAGGAGTCGTCGCTGGCGGTCGGCGGTGCGCAGGCCGCCACCAGGGACGAGCTGACCCTGTCCGAGCTCGCCCGCCGCGAGCTGCCGCGGCTGTCGGTGACCGCGGACGTCGCGGTCGCCCAGGACCGGGCACAGGCCACCACGCTGGCCCGTGAGGTCGCCGCCGGCGGGCAGCGGGCCGAGGCGGCGCTGGCCGGTGCCGGCACCACCCAGCGCGGGCTCGCGATCCGCCCGGCCGAGACCCCGCAGGCCGCGCTCACCCCGCTGATCGGGATCCCGGCCGGCTGGGTCGCGGCGTTCCCGCTGGGCAGCGGCCAGGGCTGGGTCGTGGTCCGGGTGACCGAGCGCGACCTCGGCGCCCCCGCCCCGGGCGACGCGGTAGGCCAGCTGGACCAGCGCTCGCTGTCCGAGGCCGGGATCCGCATGCTGACCCCCACCGCGCTGCGCACCGGCGTGCAGCTCAACCCCCGCTACGGCGAGTGGGACCCGATCCAGATGCTCGCCGTACCGACCGCCGAGGACGCCTCCGTGGTGCTCCCGGTCGCCGCGGGCAACCCGACCCCGCCCGCTCCCTGA
- a CDS encoding MazG family protein translates to MAATVVVCPRRGAALPAAALPLLRSATDVLAVPGLDAGAAAGAADWTGTDPAGLADGTVLLVPAGHPAAAHPGAVPPPTGHAVLDAVAVMDRLRSPGGCPWDAEQTHTSLLRYLVEECYELYQSIEDGDRTELREELGDVLLQVLFHARVATEHDGAPFGIDEVATGLVDKLVGRHPHVFAAGEQVATAADQDRRWDELKRAEKQRESSVDGIATVQPAVALAAKLTSRTAKAGLPADLLPADDGAGAALFRLAAAAQLRGGDPEAALRTAAREFEARVRSAEKAAAADGLDPHALTAEEWRRYWDGP, encoded by the coding sequence ATGGCCGCGACGGTCGTCGTCTGCCCCCGGCGCGGGGCCGCACTCCCGGCCGCGGCACTGCCGCTGCTGCGCTCCGCGACCGACGTGCTCGCCGTGCCCGGTCTCGACGCGGGCGCCGCCGCCGGTGCCGCCGACTGGACCGGCACCGACCCCGCCGGGCTCGCCGACGGCACGGTGCTGCTGGTCCCGGCGGGCCACCCCGCCGCCGCGCACCCCGGTGCGGTGCCGCCGCCCACCGGGCACGCGGTGCTCGACGCCGTCGCGGTGATGGACCGGCTGCGCTCGCCCGGCGGCTGCCCGTGGGACGCCGAACAGACCCACACCTCGCTGCTGCGCTACCTCGTCGAGGAGTGCTACGAGCTCTATCAGTCCATCGAGGACGGTGACCGCACCGAGCTGCGCGAGGAGCTCGGCGACGTGCTGCTGCAGGTGCTGTTCCACGCCCGCGTCGCCACCGAGCACGACGGCGCCCCGTTCGGGATCGACGAGGTCGCGACCGGGCTGGTCGACAAGCTCGTCGGCCGCCACCCGCACGTGTTCGCCGCGGGGGAGCAGGTCGCCACGGCCGCCGACCAGGACCGCCGCTGGGACGAGCTCAAGCGCGCCGAGAAGCAGCGCGAGTCCAGTGTCGACGGCATCGCGACGGTCCAGCCGGCCGTCGCGCTCGCCGCGAAGCTGACCTCCCGCACCGCGAAGGCGGGGCTGCCCGCGGACCTGCTGCCCGCCGACGACGGTGCCGGCGCGGCGCTGTTCCGGCTGGCCGCAGCCGCACAGCTCCGCGGCGGTGACCCGGAGGCCGCGCTGCGGACGGCGGCCCGGGAGTTCGAGGCGCGGGTGCGGTCGGCGGAGAAGGCCGCCGCCGCCGACGGACTCGACCCGCACGCGCTGACCGCCGAGGAGTGGCGCCGCTACTGGGACGGTCCCTGA